A single window of Vigna unguiculata cultivar IT97K-499-35 chromosome 1, ASM411807v1, whole genome shotgun sequence DNA harbors:
- the LOC114185307 gene encoding ruBisCO large subunit-binding protein subunit beta, chloroplastic produces the protein MASTFSAMSSYKLSSSAAISSFPFSGSRRQSNGVVLARRSRNARVSAMAKELHFNKDGTAIKKLQSGVNKLADLVGVTLGPKGRNVVLESKYGSPKIVNDGVTVAKEVELEDPVENIGAKLVRQAAAKTNDLAGDGTTTSVVLAQGLIAEGVKVVAAGANPVLITRGIEKTAKSLVSELKKMSKEVEDSELADVAAVSAGNNHEVGHMIAEALSKVGRKGVVTLEEGKSADNSLYVVEGMQFDRGYISPYFVTDSEKMAVEYENCKLLLVDKKITNARDLFNILEDAIRSGYPIIVIAEDIEQEALATLVVNRLRGSLKIAALKAPGFGERKSQYLDDIAILTGGTVIREEVGLSLDKAGKEVLGSASKVVLTKDTTTIVGDGSTQEAVNKRVAQIKNLIEAAEQDYEKEKLNERIAKLSGGVAVIQVGAQTETELKEKKLRVEDALNATKAAVEEGIVVGGGCTLLRLASKVDAIRDSLDNDEEKVGADIVKRALSYPLKLIAKNAGVNGSVVSEKVLSSDNPRYGYNAATGNYEDLMSAGIIDPTKVVRCCLEHAASVAKTFLMSDCVVVEIKEPEPVPAGNPMDGSGYGL, from the exons ATGGCTTCCACCTTCTCCGCAATGTCCTCGTACAAGCTCTCCTCCTCCGCTGCCATCTCCTCCTTCCCCTTCTCTGGCTCTCGCCGCCAATCAAATGGCGTCGTTCTCGCCAGAAGAAGCCGCAACGCCAGGGTCTCCGCCATGGCCAAGGAGCTGCACTTCAACAAGGACGGCACCGCAATCAAGAAACTCCAG AGCGGTGTGAACAAGCTCGCGGATCTGGTTGGGGTCACGCTTGGTCCCAAGGGAAGGAATGTTGTTCTCGAGAGCAAGTATGGTTCGCCGAAAATCGTTAACGATGGTGTCACTGTTGCAAAagag GTTGAATTGGAGGATCCTGTTGAGAATATTGGTGCCAAATTGGTGAGACAAGCTGCTGCCAAGACCAACGACTTGGCTGGTGATGGAACCACGACATCTGTTGTTCTAGCTCAAGGCCTTATCGCCGAAGGTGTTAAG GTTGTCGCGGCCGGTGCGAACCCTGTGCTCATCACTCGTGGCATTGAGAAGACAGCAAAGTCTCTGGTGTCTGAGCTTAAGAAAATGTCAAAAGAG GTTGAAGATAGTGAGTTAGCAGATGTGGCAGCAGTTAGTGCTGGGAACAATCATGAGGTAGGACATATGATAGCTGAAGCATTGAGTAAAGTTGGTAGAAAGGGTGTTGTGACCCTTGAGGAGGGAAAGAGTGCCGATAACAGTCTATATGTCGTCGAGGGAATGCAATTCGACCGTGGCTATATTTCTCCATATTTCGTTACTGACAGTGAGAAAATGGCTGTTGAGTATGAGAACTGTAAG CTGCTGTTGGTTGACAAAAAAATAACCAATGCTAGGGATCTTTTCAACATACTGGAGGATGCTATTAGAAGTGGATACCCTATTATTGTTATTGCAGAGGATATTGAACAGGAAGCTCTAGCAACTCTTGTGGTGAACAGACTTAGAGGATCACTGAAGATTGCAGCACTTAAGGCCCCTGGGTTTGGAGAACGCAAGAGCCAGTACCTTGATGATATTGCAATCTTGACTGGAG GTACTGTAATCAGAGAAGAGGTTGGCCTTTCTTTGGACAAAGCTGGGAAAGAGGTTCTCGGATCTGCGTCCAAGGTGGTACTCACCAAGGATACAACAACAATTGTTGGTGATGGAAGTACCCAGGAGGCTGTGAACAAGAGAGTCGCACAAATTAAGAATCTAATTGAG GCTGCAGAGCAAGATTATGAGAAAGAGAAGCTGAATGAGAGAATTGCTAAATTGTCTGGTGGTGTGGCTGTGATACAG GTTGGTGCACAAACTGAAACAGAGCTCAAGGAAAAGAAATTGAGAGTTGAAGATGCTCTTAATGCTACAaag GCAGCTGTAGAGGAAggtattgtagttggaggtggCTGCACTCTGCTGAGACTTGCATCAAAGGTGGATGCAATCAGGGATAGTCTTGACAATGATGAAGAGAAG GTTGGAGCTGATATTGTTAAAAGAGCTCTTAGTTACCCTCTGAAATTAATTGCCAAGAATGCTGGTGTCAATGGTAGCGTTGTCAGTGAGAAG GTATTGTCCAGCGACAATCCAAGATATGGATATAATGCTGCCACTGGGAACTATGAAGATTTGATGTCTGCTGGGATCATTGACCCAACAAAG GTCGTCAGATGTTGCTTGGAACATGCAGCCTCTGTGGCGAAGACCTTCTTAATGTCAGATTGCGTGGTTGTTGAGATAAAGGAACCCGAGCCTGTACCTGCTGGAAACCCCATGGACGGTTCGG GATACGGTCTGTAG